The nucleotide window TTCCACGGTCTTCACCTCTGGCTCTGCACCATAGCGGCCGACGTCAAGCAATCGCAGCTGATCAGCTCCGCTGGAGACAGTGTCGACTGGCCAATACCGGTGTACATCGCACATCCACAGCCATAACTCGATATAGGTGGTCTGCAGATCGCCCAGCCAGATGTCAACGCTCAGACACCGCAGGCCGCTGCTGTGACCTTGCAAAAGCTGGCCACAAACCACATCGATCTGCTCTTTGGCAAGCGGCCAACTCCGCCATTCGGCACGTCGCCTCAGGGCCGTAGCCATGTCGGTGGGCGACGCGAACACGCTGGCCGGATCAAACGGAGCCACGGCAGCCCCGAAGCGTCGCCGGTCAATCTGACTTGGGTCAACCTCCAGCAACATCCTGAGCAAGTCCTGTGAATCCAGCAGCCGCTCGACAGTACCGCCAGGATGGTCGGCGAGCAACCGTAGTAGCCGTGTCACCTGATCTATACTGGCCGTCATCAACACTCCCTTCACCAAGTGTGCGAGGATATCCTGTGTCTCCCTGAATTGTCAGAGCAGGTATCCTATTCGGAAACGGCGCACTGCCGCCTAGCTTAGGCAACAAAACGCCACCTCCAAAAAATGCACAGCAGGTTCTAAAAAGTGCAACTTGTATACTATAAAATAAAAACTACTCAACGTCTATGAGTTACTGTATCCAGATGTGGAAAGGGTCCGGAGGGCACTGGGCGGCGCACGCATAAAAAGCGAGCATCGACAGTGCCATCCGGACCCAAAAGGACAAATGGCTGGTAACTACAGGCGTTCCACGATCACGGGGATCGAGTATGGCCCGCGCGACTCCGAGTCAAGCGCCTCGCCCATGAACAGCTCGTGCTCGGCGTCCACCCACCGCATGAGCGGCACGTGCGTCCACGGTGCATCGTCGCGCGCCCTGATCTGCAGACCCGGAAGCCAGATACCAGGAACCAGGCGGGAGCCAGTGCGCACGTACCACTTAGGGTGCAGCGCCGCGGCAGCCAGCAGCTCGAGGCCCGGAGAACTCTCTGAACGACGGACGCTAGCCGGACTGGTGAAGACGCGACCCGTAGTGCCACCAGGCCAATGAGCGCCCAGATCAAGCCGCACTACTCCCAGAGATGGCTGCCCCTCGACATAACGCCGGACGCCAGGCAGAAGCTGCATGCGATCACGGCCCCAGAAAAGTCCGCGCCACTCATGCACCACATCAACACCCAGGACGTCACCCATCCAGAGCCATAGCTCCTTGTAGGTTCTCTCGAAATCACCGAGCCAGATGTCAAAAGAGTAGCATGACAGGCCATGAGAAGGATGAAGCGGCAGCTTGTCCACGACTTCCTGAAGCTGTCGGGGAGTGAACGGCCAACGGCGTACGCGAGCACGTTCCAGAAACGCACTGGCCAGCTTTTCGTGCGAGGTGAACGCACTGGCCGGATCGAATGGCCGTAACCCCTCCTTGAAGGACAGCACGTCAACCTGTGACAGATCAACATCTTTGCCAAGCATCATCTTCAGCAGATGACCCGCTTCGATGAGGGCCTGCACTTCTTGTCTCGAGTGGCCGGCGAGAAGCTCCAATAGCCCTTTCGCTTGGCCTAAGGGCCTCCATGAGACATTCCCTTCTGTCTGCCGCAAGGATAGCCTATGTTCCCCTGGATGATCCAAGAGTAAGTATCCTGTTCGGAAACGGCGTGCTGCTGCCTAAATTAGGCAACAAAACGCCGCTTCCAAACGGTGTAGTACCAATATTTTAAAGTCCAAGCTAGATATTATGCAATAAATAAAACACAGATACAATGGCAGGCAGTCAGGATCGCTCGACGCCTTCTGCTCGATGGCGTGGAGAATGAGGCCAGAAAACTTTGGCCACAACCAATTCTCTGGGCAGCCACCCAAAGTGCCGGCTATCTGTACTTGTCTCTGAATGGTCCCCCAGCACAAAAATCCTGTCATCCTGCAGTTGGTCTAGGCGCTTTATCTTTTCTTTGCCGTTGTGCTCAAAAATAATCACGTCGCCCGGGCTCAGCCGCATAAACCATCGCCGCCCCACGACAAACGTACCCGGGGGAAGTACGGGCAACATGCTGTGGCCATGAATCTGCCTGACAGCCAGTGGGCGTCTACGACTTGGTGGCGGCAAAAACTTTGGCAATCTCATCAATCAGATCTAACAGCTTCTGGCTTTCATCCACGTCAGTGATCTTTTTGACCGCACCGGCCTGCTTGGTAGCCTTCCAAAATAAATCATGCAGGTCCGGGTGCTTTTCTAGGTGCTCGGGCTTAAAGTAGTCAGTCCACAGCACCCACAAGTGGTGCTTCACCAGTTCCAACCGCTGCTCTTTAATAAATACCGCTCGCCACCTGTCTTCTTCGTGGTCCAAGCTTTTATATTTCTCTA belongs to Verrucomicrobiia bacterium and includes:
- a CDS encoding S26 family signal peptidase, whose amino-acid sequence is MRLPKFLPPPSRRRPLAVRQIHGHSMLPVLPPGTFVVGRRWFMRLSPGDVIIFEHNGKEKIKRLDQLQDDRIFVLGDHSETSTDSRHFGWLPRELVVAKVFWPHSPRHRAEGVERS
- the sodN gene encoding superoxide dismutase, Ni, with product MRLRSFIKPVYAHCDLPCGVYDPAQARIEAESVHKILEKYKSLDHEEDRWRAVFIKEQRLELVKHHLWVLWTDYFKPEHLEKHPDLHDLFWKATKQAGAVKKITDVDESQKLLDLIDEIAKVFAATKS